A stretch of the Papaver somniferum cultivar HN1 chromosome 6, ASM357369v1, whole genome shotgun sequence genome encodes the following:
- the LOC113289572 gene encoding feruloyl CoA ortho-hydroxylase 1-like, producing the protein MGDIAFDFEKESDVFEFVVKKGHGVKGLADTGLTTVPPRYIHPPSERIDRKDTIDSAPFLSSPIDISALLEEGDVDSEKRSEVSKKLCEAAEKLGFFQVVNHGVSHEVMENAKRAAHFFFNQPRERKLAYSKENSPCPTHVFCGTSFSPQAEKSLEWKDYLSMVYIFDDEHVRKFWPEECRDAAVAYLKSADKMILAMLSALLKGLGVEIDDSTIRSYTGARAVNMNFYPPCPNPDLTVGVGRHSDLAALTILLQDDIGGLFVRAQDKGWIEIPPVEDALVINVGDTLEILSNGRYKSAEHRALASNTRARVSVPIFVSPIPPTPIGPLPGLAEKDGKTVYRQMLFGEYMENYFGNGHQGKATLDFAKAYLPQPKFNLLDDR; encoded by the exons ATGGGTGATATTGCTTTCGATTTTGAGAAAGAATCGGACGTATTCGAATTTGTTGTAAAAAAGGGTCATGGTGTTAAAGGCTTAGCTGATACTGGTTTAACAACTGTACCACCAAGGTATATTCATCCACCATCAGAGCGTATCGATCGTAAAGACACAATCGATTCTGCACCTTTTTTAAGTTCTCCTATCGACATATCAGCTTTgctagaagaaggtgatgttgatAGTGAGAAGAGGAGTGAAGTCAGTAAGAAGTTGTGTGAAGCTGCTGAAAAACTGGGGTTTTTTCAAGTAGTCAATCATGGTGTTTctcacgaagttatggagaatgctaaacgtGCTGCTCATTTTTTCTTCAACCAGCCCCGGGAGAGAAAACTGGCTTACTCTAAAGAAAACTCACCATGCCCAACCCATGTTTTTTGCGGTACCAGCTTCTCCCCTCAAGCTGAAAAATCCTTGGAATGGAAAGATTATTTAAGCATGGTCTACATTTTTGACGATGAACATGTTCGAAAGTTTTGGCCTGAGGAATGCCG GGATGCTGCTGTTGCTTATCTAAAATCAGCCGACAAAATGATACTTGCCATGTTGAGTGCCCTCCTAAAAGGATTGGGTGTAGAAATTGATGACTCCACGATCCGTTCCTACACTGGTGCTAGAGCTGTAAACATGAATTTCTACCCACCTTGTCCAAATCCTGATCTAACGGTTGGTGTCGGACGACACTCTGATCTTGCTGCCCTCACTATTCTCTTACAAGATGATATTGGTGGTCTCTTTGTTAGGGCTCAAGATAAAGGGTGGATTGAGATCCCACCGGTAGAAGATGCACTCGTCATCAACGTTGGTGACACCCTAGAG ATACTGAGCAATGGTAGGTACAAGAGTGCTGAACACAGGGCATTGGCAAGTAACACAAGAGCCAGGGTTTCGGTGCCTATTTTCGTGAGCCCAATTCCTCCGACCCCCATAGGACCACTTCCAGGGCTGGCTGAGAAAGACGGGAAGACGGTGTACAGACAGATGTTGTTTGGGGAATACATGGAGAACTATTTTGGAAATGGTCATCAAGGCAAAGCTACACTAGATTTTGCTAAAGCCTATCTGCCTCAACCAAAATTTAATTTACTCGACGATAGATGA